One genomic region from Pseudoduganella dura encodes:
- a CDS encoding HupE/UreJ family protein: MSRVLQLGAALCLALAMAAAWGHPSPHSEILLEGRAGGIGSSGVTSADVRAEITLPLDELALAFGEPLVETPSNHVLIGDERIAAYLAAHIRPVAPDGRAWTVRIVNVRWLLHQRPADVRAIVTLRPPAGAPLDRFTLQVDAIAHHVQSHMTVVALRTDEDAPARIIGTLRFGQRSLAVRGADPRWWIGSLDLFKLGMAHIAEGFDHLLFLLTLLLPAALLVKDGRWQGYGGPRHLAINLLKVVTAFTVGHSLTLLLGAIGAVRVPEQPVEVAIAASILVSAAHAWRPAFPRREAWVAAGFGLVHGLAFGASLRDLDLSGVRLAAGILAFNLGIETMQALIVAVAAPLLVLLARSPSSAHARRVAALCAGAMAVVWVAQRV, encoded by the coding sequence ATGTCGCGGGTTTTACAACTGGGCGCCGCGCTGTGCCTCGCGCTGGCGATGGCGGCGGCGTGGGGCCACCCGTCGCCGCATTCCGAGATATTGCTGGAAGGCCGTGCCGGCGGCATCGGCAGCTCTGGCGTAACCTCCGCCGATGTCAGGGCCGAGATCACCCTGCCGCTCGACGAACTGGCGCTGGCGTTCGGCGAGCCGCTGGTGGAAACGCCGTCGAACCACGTGCTGATAGGGGATGAGCGCATTGCCGCGTACCTGGCCGCGCACATCCGGCCGGTAGCGCCGGACGGCCGCGCATGGACGGTCAGGATCGTCAACGTGCGCTGGCTGCTGCACCAGCGCCCGGCGGACGTGCGGGCGATCGTCACGCTGCGCCCGCCGGCCGGCGCGCCGCTGGACCGTTTCACGCTGCAGGTCGACGCGATCGCGCACCACGTGCAGAGCCACATGACCGTGGTGGCCTTGCGCACGGATGAAGACGCGCCAGCCCGCATCATCGGCACGCTGCGTTTCGGCCAGCGCAGCCTGGCAGTGCGTGGCGCCGATCCACGCTGGTGGATCGGCAGCCTGGATCTGTTCAAGCTGGGGATGGCGCACATCGCCGAGGGCTTCGACCACCTGCTGTTCCTGCTGACATTGCTGCTGCCCGCCGCGCTGCTGGTGAAGGATGGCCGCTGGCAGGGCTACGGCGGCCCGCGCCATCTCGCCATCAATCTGCTGAAGGTCGTGACGGCGTTCACCGTGGGCCATTCGCTGACGCTGCTGCTGGGCGCCATCGGCGCGGTGCGCGTGCCGGAGCAGCCGGTGGAAGTGGCCATCGCCGCATCGATCCTCGTCTCCGCCGCGCATGCGTGGCGGCCCGCCTTCCCGCGCCGCGAAGCGTGGGTGGCCGCCGGCTTCGGCCTCGTGCACGGCCTGGCGTTCGGCGCCTCGCTGCGCGACCTCGATCTTTCAGGCGTGCGGCTCGCGGCCGGCATCCTGGCGTTCAACCTCGGCATCGAAACGATGCAGGCGCTGATCGTGGCCGTTGCCGCGCCGCTGCTGGTGCTGCTGGCGCGCTCGCCGTCGAGCGCGCACGCAAGGCGCGTGGCGGCGCTCTGCGCGGGCGCGATGGCGGTGGTATGGGTGGCGCAGCGGGTCTGA
- a CDS encoding TonB-dependent receptor: protein MPSNRPPRYRIRPTVCAAAVATAVSLLSIPTAGAQQAPAAETANVVVVSGTRASVASAIDRKKNAATVVDSIVAEDIGEFPDKNVGEALSRVTGVQLSRDFGEGSQVNIRGVEANLNRIEINGLSVLSTNGTAGRGAELRELPAELIKSIDVFKGVTADQTEGGIGGTVSIKTNMPLDFKKRTVVVKLEGEHSTNRGAVQPRGSLLLADKFLDGRLGLMANLVYDKVYTQNDYVRNSNWRYLRDWDFSPDKTNTSLNSAAAAVSTKAGCAALTGANRTACESQWNDYSPGVPRYGIWTRDHKRSSAELTAQYKVNAGLDVWARYNKNDQKQMLNDRNYTTDFGSLNRFSTGGVAPTYGANGAILPGSATATCANPPAGVTPPGMSFNNHVMTEFSAGTCQNVPGQGASYNFDTAARDFALNINSNYRSAGFNWKNSQWSAEGLVAKTDSFYELHTNLISMAGNIPGLKVTLDDQGLPKFNFPAGFDPNDSSTYTRIRSQYQPSFTDNTEDQVKLDFKYRPNLPFLKSIAFGGQGRKSTSEQYRWTGYMVTGDPNSTADDVIVRSPEVLHEIIYNPLNKTGTLQNNGAIIPGTGLTANNTTRYVTAGQMTSLVDAIRTNTPGSFLNGYGGLSGYPTGWMAPSFANSTQFFDLSRYNHDLLRNSIGSDGKSYPMPPQFAVEESIRAFYVRADFAHELFGVEWDGNVGVRYAGTRTRATGLQSSRVYSNDANGVRVETIKANRIVTYENKYSDVLPSVNLAGWLVPDRLVARIGWGKVMARPLIDKMTPNISCIAGSGQSQFGGDGSADDCTAGNVDLKPFRATNKDASVEWYPSADSQLSLAFFRKDIRTYIQNDVTIGNVDVFGDGTRWDVKTSINSEGATTKGWELAGRTALTMLPGLFSGLGLDANYTRMSFDYAAGKELLNPLDNSVLPYPGMSRNSYNVGIWYDKDQWNARLAYNYRDGYYTGTVDSNASLPVYGEKAGFLDAKLQFRATENLTLSVEGKNLTDEGQFLNAGSTSRRNELAWSGRRYFVGATYKF, encoded by the coding sequence ATGCCATCGAACCGCCCCCCACGCTACCGCATCCGTCCCACCGTTTGCGCCGCCGCCGTAGCCACCGCCGTATCCCTGCTGTCCATTCCCACCGCCGGCGCGCAGCAGGCGCCCGCCGCGGAAACCGCCAATGTCGTCGTCGTGTCCGGCACCCGCGCCTCGGTGGCCTCGGCCATCGACCGCAAGAAGAACGCCGCCACCGTGGTCGATTCGATCGTGGCCGAGGATATCGGCGAATTCCCCGACAAGAACGTGGGCGAGGCGCTGTCGCGCGTAACCGGCGTGCAGCTGTCGCGCGATTTCGGCGAAGGCTCGCAGGTGAACATCCGCGGCGTGGAAGCGAACCTGAACCGCATCGAGATCAACGGGTTGTCCGTGCTCTCCACCAACGGCACGGCCGGGCGCGGCGCCGAGCTGCGCGAACTGCCGGCCGAACTGATCAAGTCGATCGACGTGTTCAAGGGCGTGACCGCCGACCAGACCGAGGGCGGCATCGGCGGCACCGTCAGCATCAAGACCAACATGCCGCTGGACTTCAAGAAGCGCACGGTGGTCGTGAAGCTCGAAGGCGAGCACAGCACGAACCGCGGCGCCGTGCAGCCGCGCGGCAGCCTGCTGCTGGCCGACAAGTTCCTCGATGGCCGCCTGGGCCTGATGGCCAACCTGGTGTACGACAAGGTCTACACGCAGAACGATTACGTGCGCAACAGTAACTGGCGCTACCTGCGCGACTGGGATTTCTCGCCCGACAAGACCAACACCAGCCTGAACTCCGCCGCGGCCGCGGTGAGCACCAAGGCCGGCTGCGCCGCGCTCACCGGCGCCAACAGGACGGCCTGCGAGAGCCAGTGGAACGATTACTCGCCGGGCGTGCCGCGCTACGGCATCTGGACGCGCGACCACAAGCGCTCCTCGGCCGAGCTGACCGCGCAGTACAAGGTCAACGCCGGCCTCGATGTCTGGGCGCGCTACAACAAGAACGACCAGAAGCAGATGCTGAACGACCGTAACTACACGACGGATTTCGGCTCGCTGAACCGCTTCTCCACGGGCGGCGTGGCGCCCACGTATGGCGCCAACGGCGCTATCCTGCCGGGGTCCGCCACGGCCACGTGCGCCAATCCGCCTGCCGGCGTCACGCCACCGGGCATGTCGTTCAACAATCACGTGATGACGGAGTTCAGTGCCGGCACGTGCCAGAACGTGCCGGGGCAGGGCGCGTCGTACAACTTCGATACGGCGGCTCGCGACTTCGCGCTGAACATCAACTCGAACTACCGTTCCGCCGGTTTCAACTGGAAGAACAGCCAGTGGTCGGCCGAAGGCCTGGTCGCCAAGACCGATTCGTTCTACGAGCTGCACACCAACCTGATCTCAATGGCCGGCAACATCCCGGGCCTGAAGGTGACGCTGGACGACCAGGGCCTGCCGAAGTTCAACTTCCCGGCCGGTTTCGACCCGAACGACAGCAGCACCTATACCCGCATCCGGTCGCAGTACCAGCCATCGTTCACCGACAACACGGAAGACCAGGTCAAGCTGGACTTCAAGTACCGGCCGAACCTGCCGTTCCTCAAGTCGATCGCATTCGGCGGCCAGGGCCGCAAGTCCACTTCCGAGCAATACCGCTGGACCGGCTACATGGTCACCGGCGATCCGAACAGCACGGCGGACGACGTGATCGTGCGCAGCCCGGAAGTGCTGCACGAGATCATCTACAATCCGCTCAACAAGACCGGTACATTGCAGAACAACGGCGCCATCATCCCGGGCACCGGGCTGACCGCCAACAACACCACGCGCTATGTGACGGCGGGGCAGATGACGTCGCTGGTGGATGCGATCCGCACCAACACGCCGGGCAGCTTCCTGAACGGCTACGGCGGCCTGTCGGGCTACCCGACCGGCTGGATGGCGCCGAGCTTCGCCAATTCCACCCAGTTCTTCGACCTGTCGCGCTATAACCATGACTTGCTGCGCAACTCGATCGGCAGCGACGGCAAGTCGTATCCGATGCCGCCGCAGTTCGCCGTGGAGGAAAGCATTCGCGCGTTCTACGTGCGGGCCGACTTCGCGCACGAGCTGTTCGGCGTGGAATGGGACGGCAACGTGGGCGTGCGCTATGCCGGCACCCGCACCCGCGCCACGGGCCTGCAGTCGTCCCGCGTGTATTCGAACGATGCGAACGGCGTGCGCGTCGAGACCATCAAGGCCAACCGGATCGTCACGTACGAGAACAAGTACAGCGACGTGCTGCCGAGCGTGAACCTGGCCGGCTGGCTGGTGCCGGACAGGCTGGTGGCCCGCATCGGCTGGGGCAAGGTGATGGCGCGGCCGCTGATCGACAAGATGACGCCGAACATCAGCTGCATCGCCGGCAGCGGCCAGTCGCAGTTCGGCGGCGACGGCAGCGCCGACGACTGCACCGCCGGCAATGTGGACCTGAAGCCGTTCCGCGCCACCAACAAGGATGCCAGCGTGGAGTGGTATCCGTCGGCCGACAGCCAGCTGTCGCTGGCGTTCTTCCGCAAGGATATCCGCACCTACATCCAGAACGACGTGACGATCGGGAACGTGGACGTGTTCGGCGACGGCACGCGGTGGGACGTGAAGACGTCGATCAACAGCGAAGGCGCCACGACGAAGGGCTGGGAACTGGCGGGCCGCACGGCGCTGACGATGCTGCCGGGCCTGTTCAGCGGCCTGGGGCTGGACGCCAACTACACCCGCATGAGCTTCGACTACGCGGCCGGCAAGGAGCTGCTGAACCCGCTGGACAACTCGGTGCTGCCGTACCCCGGCATG
- a CDS encoding TonB-dependent receptor — translation MIQPFKQTALTLALLAAYAGHAGAAQANPLVAAIAGAPSSIALGLSANEAGADAGTTGTVEAANAAEGAQAGTGATAESFVGAVQTVLVTTRRRVESSQNVPTPMTVLGEDALEGTRTYRVQDLQQLLPSTTINYVHARQLSFAVRGLGNNPASDGLEGSVGIYLDNVYLARPGMAAFDALDVQQLELLRGPQGTLFGKNTTAGVLNISTKKPTSTPERSVELSAGQFGYVQGKAVLSGPITETLSGRFSAYKTHDDGYITNRYNGDKVQGGDRQGVRGQLLYEPGREFSLRLIADYNEESSNNGTLVFYNAGPSGRAIAQAALVGATPVLDPAQRAVSLDTGSSVTVHQGGASAEASWTFANDAKLTSITAWRRWNFVPRNDDGLPVPVTLNVGASANHEQFTQELRWSTPTGGAVESVFGGYYYYQELSNNSFTVNGPLADIYNGNPAGAWSNVSSTAPGELRVNSYALFGQSTWHATDKLDLTAGVRASYEDKWARVVRNAPTGGATVTGAALAARNGRYGAFDSGDLTLTQASPTALLSAGYRLQPTVLLYGSLSHGEKSGGINLAVPGAGGVASMLVGAERANALELGVKSTLLDNRLQLNGNLFTTIVHGYQSNAYDPVSRTSYLTNAGDVRTRGLELEAIATPFRGLTLRANGSFNDVSYLRYTNAPCAPEKTGVFCDLSGRNALVNAPRWIGNLGAQYSRAVAEGLQGYVNGNYAYRGATYGTLDASEYAKIPAYSVSNFSVGVRSTQGAAWDVSLWVKNAFDKHYYTSLWNSGFGSYNAVIGTPRTAGITGRYEF, via the coding sequence TTGATCCAGCCATTCAAACAAACCGCACTCACGCTGGCGCTGCTGGCAGCCTATGCCGGGCATGCCGGTGCCGCGCAGGCCAACCCGTTGGTGGCCGCCATTGCCGGCGCGCCGTCGAGCATCGCGCTGGGCCTGTCGGCCAATGAAGCAGGCGCCGACGCCGGAACCACGGGAACCGTCGAGGCAGCCAATGCGGCCGAAGGCGCGCAGGCGGGAACCGGTGCCACCGCCGAGTCGTTCGTCGGCGCCGTGCAGACCGTGCTCGTGACCACCCGCCGCCGCGTGGAAAGCTCGCAGAACGTGCCCACGCCGATGACGGTGCTCGGCGAGGACGCGCTCGAAGGCACTCGCACCTACCGCGTGCAGGACCTGCAGCAACTGCTGCCCAGCACCACGATCAACTACGTGCATGCCCGCCAGCTGAGCTTCGCGGTGCGCGGCCTGGGCAACAACCCGGCCAGCGACGGCCTCGAAGGCAGCGTGGGCATCTACCTCGACAACGTGTACCTGGCCCGCCCCGGCATGGCCGCCTTCGACGCGCTGGACGTGCAGCAGCTGGAACTGCTGCGCGGCCCGCAGGGCACGCTGTTCGGCAAGAACACCACCGCCGGCGTGCTGAACATCTCCACGAAGAAGCCGACGTCCACGCCGGAACGCAGCGTGGAACTGTCCGCCGGCCAGTTCGGCTACGTGCAGGGCAAGGCGGTGTTGTCGGGCCCCATCACGGAAACGCTGTCCGGCCGCTTCTCCGCCTACAAGACGCATGACGACGGCTACATCACCAACCGCTACAACGGCGACAAGGTGCAGGGCGGCGACCGCCAGGGCGTGCGCGGCCAGCTGCTGTACGAACCGGGCCGCGAATTCTCGCTGCGCCTGATCGCCGACTACAACGAGGAAAGCTCGAACAACGGCACGCTGGTGTTCTACAACGCCGGCCCATCGGGCCGGGCGATCGCGCAGGCCGCGCTGGTGGGCGCCACGCCGGTGCTCGATCCCGCACAGCGCGCCGTCAGCCTGGACACCGGTTCGAGCGTGACGGTGCACCAGGGCGGCGCGTCGGCGGAAGCCAGCTGGACGTTCGCCAACGATGCGAAGCTGACGTCGATCACCGCGTGGCGCCGCTGGAACTTCGTGCCGCGCAACGACGACGGCCTGCCCGTGCCGGTCACGCTGAACGTGGGCGCATCGGCCAACCACGAGCAGTTCACGCAGGAGCTGCGCTGGTCCACGCCAACGGGGGGTGCGGTGGAATCCGTGTTCGGCGGCTATTACTACTACCAGGAGCTGTCGAACAACTCGTTCACCGTCAACGGCCCGCTGGCCGACATCTACAACGGCAACCCGGCCGGCGCCTGGTCCAACGTCAGCAGCACCGCGCCGGGCGAGCTGCGGGTGAACAGCTACGCGCTGTTCGGCCAGTCGACCTGGCACGCGACGGACAAGCTCGATCTCACCGCCGGCGTGCGTGCCAGCTACGAGGACAAGTGGGCGCGGGTGGTCCGCAATGCGCCGACCGGCGGCGCCACCGTGACCGGCGCGGCCCTGGCTGCCCGCAACGGCCGCTACGGCGCCTTCGATTCCGGCGACCTGACGCTGACGCAGGCCAGCCCTACGGCGCTGCTGTCGGCCGGCTACAGGCTGCAACCGACAGTGCTGCTGTACGGCAGCCTGTCGCACGGCGAAAAGTCCGGCGGCATCAACCTGGCCGTGCCGGGTGCCGGCGGCGTGGCCTCGATGCTGGTGGGCGCCGAGCGCGCGAATGCGCTGGAACTGGGCGTGAAGAGCACGCTGCTGGACAACCGCCTGCAACTGAACGGCAACCTGTTCACGACGATCGTGCACGGCTACCAGAGCAATGCCTACGACCCGGTCAGCCGCACCTCGTATCTGACCAACGCCGGCGACGTGCGTACGCGCGGCCTGGAACTCGAAGCGATCGCCACGCCGTTCCGCGGCCTGACGCTGCGCGCCAACGGCTCGTTCAACGACGTGAGCTACCTGCGCTACACGAACGCGCCGTGCGCACCGGAGAAGACGGGCGTGTTCTGCGACCTTTCCGGCCGCAACGCGCTGGTCAATGCGCCGCGCTGGATCGGCAACCTGGGCGCGCAGTATTCGCGTGCCGTGGCCGAAGGCCTGCAGGGTTACGTCAACGGGAACTACGCCTACCGCGGCGCCACGTACGGCACGCTCGATGCGTCCGAGTACGCGAAGATTCCCGCGTACAGCGTGAGCAATTTCTCGGTGGGTGTGCGCAGCACGCAAGGCGCGGCATGGGACGTTTCGCTGTGGGTGAAGAATGCCTTCGACAAGCACTACTACACCAGCCTGTGGAACAGCGGTTTCGGTTCCTACAACGCCGTCATCGGCACCCCGCGCACCGCCGGCATCACCGGCCGCTACGAATTCTAA
- a CDS encoding GNAT family N-acetyltransferase, whose product MSLHVITATPTHATVIASLITALTQEICDRCNDQSQFEHNETLTSQLCARWIDEGIYTVLLACSGDRAVGVVTIAEIHALYAEGKIGIIQECYVLPAYRNR is encoded by the coding sequence ATGAGTCTTCACGTTATCACCGCCACTCCGACCCACGCGACAGTCATCGCATCGCTGATCACCGCGCTGACGCAGGAAATCTGCGACCGCTGCAACGACCAGTCGCAGTTCGAGCACAACGAAACGCTGACCAGCCAGTTATGCGCGCGCTGGATCGACGAGGGGATTTACACGGTACTGCTGGCCTGCAGCGGCGATCGCGCCGTGGGCGTGGTGACGATTGCGGAAATCCATGCATTGTATGCGGAGGGGAAGATCGGCATCATCCAGGAGTGTTACGTGCTGCCGGCGTACCGGAACCGCTGA
- a CDS encoding aryl-sulfate sulfotransferase, whose protein sequence is MTVAPRQAIPFSITEGCMAMAGVMMAISAAAAPSVHPTGVTRYEPDRAWNGYTLFTGQDKKTHLIDMNGNEVKQWPYEGFPPVLLDPALTKGKKGNVLLQLAQLPGVQAAGNGLGNKSIGEVDWNGNVLWQWGAGSQDAYASASVDTAGAPGGAAKQHHDWRRLANGNTLVLANKVHAVPGFAAKALLDDVIYEVTPDGRIAWQWTASEHLDEFGFSPAALKLVRAAQPKYGAQAVDWLHINDMAVVGPNRWHRGINGEPGDDRFHPDNIVIDSREANFIAIIDRKTGKVVWSLGPDFPAIAGTKVPRPVDQLIGQHDAHIIPEGLPGAGNLLVFDNQGEAGYPKVSPGIFPHSRVLEIDPVKKEIVWQYTAVDSRQPAWSFYSAFISSARRLPNGNTLIDEGMNGRFFQVTQKGDIVWEYVSPYYGASAVGGNGKQVDTNWVYRAQPVPYEWVPEGTPRAEQAVPVPAPPVARR, encoded by the coding sequence ATGACCGTAGCACCCCGCCAGGCAATTCCATTCTCCATCACGGAGGGCTGCATGGCGATGGCTGGGGTGATGATGGCCATCTCGGCCGCCGCGGCGCCCAGCGTGCACCCCACCGGCGTCACGCGCTACGAACCGGACCGCGCGTGGAACGGTTATACGCTGTTCACCGGACAGGACAAGAAAACCCACCTGATCGACATGAACGGCAACGAGGTGAAGCAGTGGCCGTACGAGGGCTTTCCGCCCGTGCTGCTGGACCCCGCGCTGACGAAAGGCAAGAAGGGCAATGTGTTGCTGCAACTGGCGCAACTGCCCGGCGTGCAGGCGGCCGGCAATGGCCTGGGCAACAAGTCGATCGGCGAAGTGGACTGGAACGGCAACGTGCTGTGGCAGTGGGGCGCAGGTTCGCAGGATGCCTATGCGTCGGCCTCGGTGGACACGGCCGGCGCGCCCGGCGGCGCCGCCAAGCAGCACCACGACTGGCGCCGCCTGGCCAACGGCAACACGCTGGTGCTGGCCAACAAGGTGCACGCGGTGCCCGGCTTCGCGGCGAAAGCGCTGCTCGACGACGTGATCTACGAGGTCACGCCGGACGGCAGGATCGCCTGGCAATGGACCGCCTCGGAGCACCTGGACGAGTTCGGCTTCTCGCCCGCTGCGCTGAAGCTGGTGCGGGCCGCGCAGCCGAAATACGGCGCGCAGGCGGTGGACTGGCTGCACATCAACGACATGGCCGTGGTCGGCCCGAACAGGTGGCACAGGGGGATTAACGGCGAGCCGGGCGACGATAGATTCCACCCGGACAACATCGTCATCGATTCGCGCGAAGCGAACTTCATCGCGATCATCGACAGGAAGACCGGCAAGGTGGTGTGGTCGCTGGGCCCGGACTTTCCGGCCATCGCCGGCACGAAGGTGCCGCGCCCGGTGGACCAGCTCATCGGCCAGCACGATGCCCACATCATTCCCGAAGGCCTGCCGGGCGCCGGCAACCTGCTGGTGTTCGACAACCAGGGCGAGGCCGGCTATCCGAAGGTCAGCCCCGGCATCTTCCCGCATTCGCGCGTGCTGGAGATCGACCCGGTGAAGAAGGAAATCGTGTGGCAGTACACGGCCGTGGATTCGCGCCAGCCGGCATGGAGCTTCTACAGCGCGTTCATTTCCAGCGCACGCCGCCTGCCGAACGGGAACACGCTGATCGACGAAGGCATGAACGGCCGTTTCTTCCAGGTGACGCAAAAGGGCGACATCGTGTGGGAGTACGTGAGTCCATACTATGGCGCATCGGCGGTGGGCGGCAACGGCAAGCAGGTCGATACCAACTGGGTGTATCGCGCGCAGCCGGTGCCGTACGAGTGGGTGCCGGAAGGCACGCCGCGCGCCGAGCAGGCCGTACCCGTTCCCGCGCCGCCCGTCGCGAGGCGGTAA
- a CDS encoding sulfatase family protein, with translation MSIDRSFNPKRRAVVGGLSTLAVLPAIALGKAARGAAGGKPNIIFILADDLGWGDLSVYGNTDFRTPNLDKLAAQGLRLTQAYSNSAVCSATRFGLITGRYQYRLRGGLEEPIHGASDTIGLPPDHPTLPSLLKAAGYRTALFGKWHLGSLPNFGPLKSGYETFYGNYGGAIDYFTHKPGVGPNVKEDLYEGETPVSEVGYYTDLLGDRASGYIKKHSADKPFFLSLHYTAPHWPWEGPQDAETSKQISNIFHYDGGDLATYAKMVVALDASIGRVLKTLEQKGLAENTIVIFSSDNGGERFSKTWPFSGQKTELLEGGIRVPGIIRWPAKIKAGQVSEQVAISMDWLPTLLAAAGTEPAASHPPDGRNLLPVLLGEEKPAERTLFWRYKANAQRAVRAGDWKYLKLNGNEFLFDLSKDQRERANLARKHPEKLADLKAQWEQWNTDMLPITAEVRTHGVNGKAQADKYAPEGTD, from the coding sequence ATGAGCATCGATCGCAGTTTCAACCCGAAACGTCGCGCCGTCGTCGGCGGCTTGTCCACGCTGGCCGTGCTGCCGGCCATCGCCCTCGGCAAGGCCGCGCGCGGTGCCGCCGGAGGCAAGCCGAACATCATTTTCATTCTCGCGGATGACCTGGGCTGGGGTGACCTGTCCGTCTATGGCAATACCGATTTCAGGACGCCGAACCTGGACAAGCTGGCCGCCCAGGGCCTGCGCCTGACCCAGGCCTATTCGAATTCCGCCGTCTGCTCGGCCACCCGCTTCGGCCTGATCACGGGCCGCTACCAGTACCGGCTGCGCGGTGGCCTGGAAGAGCCGATCCACGGCGCCTCGGACACGATCGGCCTGCCGCCGGATCACCCCACGCTGCCTTCGCTGCTGAAGGCCGCTGGCTACCGCACCGCGCTGTTCGGCAAGTGGCACCTGGGTTCGCTGCCGAACTTCGGCCCGCTGAAGAGCGGCTATGAAACCTTCTACGGCAACTATGGCGGCGCGATCGATTATTTCACGCACAAGCCGGGCGTGGGCCCGAACGTGAAGGAAGATCTGTACGAGGGCGAGACGCCGGTCTCCGAGGTGGGCTACTACACCGACCTGCTGGGCGACCGCGCGTCCGGCTACATCAAGAAGCATTCGGCCGACAAGCCGTTCTTCCTGTCGCTGCACTACACGGCGCCGCACTGGCCGTGGGAAGGCCCGCAAGACGCTGAAACCTCGAAGCAGATCTCGAACATCTTCCATTACGACGGCGGCGACCTGGCCACCTACGCGAAGATGGTGGTGGCGCTGGATGCGTCGATCGGCCGCGTGCTGAAGACGCTGGAGCAGAAGGGCCTGGCCGAGAACACGATCGTGATCTTCAGCAGCGACAACGGCGGCGAGCGCTTCTCGAAGACGTGGCCGTTCTCCGGCCAGAAAACCGAACTGCTCGAAGGCGGCATCCGCGTGCCGGGCATCATCCGCTGGCCGGCGAAGATCAAGGCGGGGCAGGTGAGCGAGCAGGTCGCGATCAGCATGGACTGGCTGCCGACATTGCTGGCCGCCGCCGGCACCGAACCGGCCGCGTCGCATCCGCCCGACGGCAGGAACCTGCTGCCGGTGCTGCTCGGCGAAGAGAAGCCCGCCGAGCGCACGCTATTCTGGCGCTATAAAGCCAATGCCCAGCGCGCCGTGCGCGCCGGCGACTGGAAGTACCTGAAGCTGAACGGCAACGAGTTCCTGTTCGACCTGTCGAAGGACCAGCGCGAGCGCGCCAACCTGGCCCGCAAGCATCCGGAAAAACTGGCCGACCTGAAGGCGCAGTGGGAGCAGTGGAATACCGACATGCTGCCGATCACGGCGGAAGTGCGCACGCACGGCGTGAACGGCAAGGCGCAGGCGGACAAGTATGCGCCGGAGGGGACGGACTGA
- a CDS encoding serine hydrolase domain-containing protein, which yields MKTLLCCAVAASFATAVSAVPEPPPSPIAAIETAIESGLRATGARGLAVAVIEPGRPAFIRTYGERNASGAKLEPDTIMYGASLTKTVFAYLVAQLAGEKKLDLDQPLASLLPQPLPDYGNLAAYGNWGDLRGDERWRRITPRMALTHATGFANFAFVEPDGKLRIHFEPGSRYAYSGEGIILLQFALERGLGLDVGAELQRRVFDRFGMRDTSLVWRAAFARNLADGWTADGKPAPHDERSRVRAAGSMDTTIVDMARFATALVNGEGLGKAAHDELLRPALAVTTRSQFPTLQPEAPPEERIPGLAAGLGVVAFTGPQGPGFFKGGHNDSTGNMLVCLRTQRRCVVILSNDVRAERAFAGIVQAALGDTGMPWHWEYGRQHGQP from the coding sequence ATGAAAACATTGCTCTGCTGCGCCGTAGCCGCATCCTTCGCGACCGCCGTCAGCGCGGTGCCCGAACCGCCGCCATCCCCGATCGCCGCGATCGAAACCGCCATCGAGTCCGGCCTGCGCGCCACCGGCGCCCGCGGCCTGGCCGTCGCCGTCATCGAGCCCGGCAGGCCGGCCTTCATCCGTACGTATGGCGAGCGCAATGCATCCGGCGCGAAGCTGGAGCCGGACACGATCATGTACGGCGCCTCGCTGACCAAGACGGTGTTCGCCTACCTGGTGGCGCAGCTGGCCGGCGAGAAAAAGCTGGACCTCGACCAGCCGCTCGCCAGCCTCCTGCCGCAGCCGCTGCCCGATTACGGCAACCTGGCCGCCTACGGCAACTGGGGCGACCTGCGCGGCGACGAGCGCTGGCGTCGCATCACGCCGCGCATGGCGCTCACCCATGCGACCGGCTTCGCGAACTTCGCCTTCGTCGAGCCGGACGGCAAGCTGCGCATCCACTTCGAACCCGGCAGCCGGTATGCCTATTCCGGCGAGGGCATCATCCTGCTGCAGTTCGCCCTCGAACGGGGATTGGGGCTGGACGTGGGCGCGGAACTGCAGCGGCGCGTATTCGACCGCTTCGGCATGCGCGACACGAGCCTCGTCTGGCGCGCGGCGTTCGCCCGCAATCTGGCCGACGGCTGGACTGCCGACGGCAAGCCGGCACCGCACGACGAGCGCAGCCGCGTGCGCGCGGCGGGTTCGATGGATACGACGATCGTCGACATGGCCCGCTTCGCCACGGCGCTGGTGAACGGCGAAGGTTTGGGCAAGGCGGCGCATGACGAACTGCTGCGGCCCGCGCTTGCCGTCACCACGCGCTCCCAGTTCCCCACGCTGCAGCCCGAAGCACCGCCAGAGGAGCGGATACCCGGCCTTGCCGCAGGCCTGGGCGTGGTCGCGTTCACGGGGCCGCAGGGACCGGGTTTCTTCAAGGGCGGTCACAACGATTCCACCGGCAACATGCTGGTGTGCCTGCGCACGCAGCGCCGCTGCGTTGTCATCCTGTCCAACGACGTGCGGGCCGAGCGGGCGTTCGCAGGCATCGTGCAGGCCGCGCTGGGCGATACCGGCATGCCGTGGCACTGGGAATACGGTCGCCAGCACGGCCAGCCCTGA